A DNA window from Hordeum vulgare subsp. vulgare chromosome 1H, MorexV3_pseudomolecules_assembly, whole genome shotgun sequence contains the following coding sequences:
- the LOC123429906 gene encoding rubisco accumulation factor 1, chloroplastic-like has protein sequence MLSVSHPHPAASTGPRHRKPLSTAHHRRRRCTYTIAALILPGGGGPRGSPPNGGKLILPGSGGGGGRGGGGGGGMLPRTPPPTAPPGQLYQPFHPPPSPLPENYRNLDLTERLAVLRDRMGRWYEYAPLISSLSREGFTPASIEEATGMSGVEQNRLVVASQVRDSLISDDFPDDLLHYFDSYGGPDLLYELRFLNARQRIVATKHTIERRLESKGVRELARSMKDFPQRRGDEGWDAFDRHSAGDCLAYARFRLSREAIANEDRIPELERSLDVVETESARARVELEMERAIKKAAGEEVEELEAKVDARPAVPVVRLMYGEISEASIVLLLPVVKETDGVQAVDLAPRRSQTDADLGIVEVDKGWARWAVLPGWAPVMAVADEAVVIELADGRVLPWRSAENERVLVVADRKRKEVVDEGIYVLEKGGKLVVERGNKLLEEGISQAAAEVVTVVRPPKDEEDIIVGDEWD, from the coding sequence ATGCTCTCCGTCTCCCACCCCCACCCGGCGGCCTCTACCGGCCCGCGCCACCGCAAGCCCCTCTCCACCGCCCACCACCGCCGGCGTCGATGCACCTACACCATCGCCGCACTCATCCTCCCCGGAGGCGGTGGACCCCGGGGCAGCCCCCCGAacggcggcaagctcatcctccccggcagcggtggcggcggcggccgcggcgggggcggcggcggtggaatgCTCCCCCGCACCCCGCCACCGACGGCCCCGCCAGGCCAGCTCTACCAGCCCTTCCACCCGCCGCCGTCCCCCCTGCCCGAGAACTACCGCAACCTCGACCTCACTGAGCGCCTCGCCGTGCTCCGCGACCGCATGGGCCGCTGGTACGAGTACGCGCCCCTCATCTCCTCCCTCTCCCGCGAGGGCTTCACCCCGGCATCCATCGAGGAAGCTACCGGCATGTCCGGCGTCGAGCAGAACCGCCTCGTCGTCGCCTCCCAGGTCCGCGACTCCCTCATCTCCGACGACTTCCCCGATGATCTCCTACACTACTTCGACTCCTACGGCGGGCCGGACCTCCTGTACGAGCTCCGCTTCCTCAACGCCCGCCAGCGCATCGTCGCCACCAAGCACACCATCGAGAGGCGCCTCGAGTCCAAGGGCGTGCGCGAGCTCGCGCGCTCCATGAAGGACTTCCCGCAGCGCCGCGGCGACGAAGGGTGGGACGCCTTCGACAGGCACTCCGCCGGCGACTGCCTCGCGTACGCGCGCTTCCGGCTGTCGCGGGAGGCCATCGCCAACGAGGACCGCATCCCCGAGCTGGAGCGCTCGCTGGACGTGGTCGAGACCGAGTCGGCCAGGGCGCGGGTGGAGCTCGAGATGGAGAGGGCCATCAAGAAGGCCGCCGGAGAGGAAGTGGAGGAGCTCGAGGCCAAAGTCGACGCACGGCCCGCGGTGCCGGTGGTGCGGCTCATGTACGGCGAGATCTCCGAGGCGTCCATCGTGCTGCTGCTGCCGGTGGTGAAAGAAACGGACGGCGTCCAGGCAGTGGACCTCGCCCCGAGGAGGAGCCAGACGGACGCGGACCTCGGCATCGTGGAGGTGGACAAGGGGTGGGCGCGCTGGGCGGTGCTGCCGGGCTGGGCCCCGGTCATGGCGGTGGCTGACGAGGCGGTGGTGATCGAGTTGGCGGACGGGCGGGTGCTGCCGTGGCGGTCGGCGGAGAACGAGAGAGTGCTGGTGGTGGCCGACCGGAAACGGAAGGAGGTGGTGGATGAGGGGATATACGTGCTGGAGAAGGGAGGGAAGCTGGTGGTGGAGAGGGGCAATAAGCTGTTGGAGGAAGGAATTAGCCAGGCCGCCGCGGAGGTGGTGACCGTCGTCCGGCCACCCAAAGACGAGGAAGACATCATCGTCGGCGATGAGTGGGACTAA